The Desulfoscipio gibsoniae DSM 7213 genome contains a region encoding:
- a CDS encoding ATP-binding protein codes for MFKNNEVYPFSAVVGQEEMKKGLLLSVINPRLNGILIRGEKGTAKSTAVRSLASLLPGIDVVADCPFNCDPGDETTMCEKCRQRLAAGEVLPRARRKMRVVDLPVAATEDRVVGTLDIEQAIKKGEKHFEPGVLARANRGILYVDEVNLLDDHIVDILLDSAAMGVNTVEREGVSFVHPAEFILVGTMNPEEGELRPQLLDRFGLCVNVTGIADPALRVELIKRRAAFEENPEQFRQKWQAEEERLRGQIEAAKAMLPGVTISDTMLFLIAKIALEMGVDGHRADLVMMKSAKTMASMQGRTEVIEEDVRQSVNLALLHRTRRKPFQDMVIDREKLGQIMGG; via the coding sequence TTGTTTAAAAATAATGAGGTTTACCCCTTTAGCGCTGTTGTCGGCCAGGAAGAAATGAAAAAGGGACTTTTGCTGAGCGTGATCAACCCCCGGTTAAACGGTATCCTGATCCGTGGAGAAAAGGGCACGGCTAAATCAACCGCGGTTCGTTCGCTGGCGTCGCTGCTGCCCGGGATTGATGTGGTGGCCGACTGCCCCTTCAACTGCGACCCCGGTGACGAAACCACCATGTGTGAAAAATGCCGGCAGCGCCTGGCGGCCGGTGAGGTGCTGCCCCGGGCCAGACGGAAAATGCGGGTGGTTGATTTGCCCGTGGCCGCCACTGAAGACCGGGTGGTGGGTACCCTGGATATCGAGCAGGCCATCAAAAAAGGGGAAAAGCATTTTGAGCCCGGTGTGCTGGCCCGGGCCAACCGGGGTATATTGTATGTAGATGAAGTTAATTTACTGGATGATCATATAGTGGATATACTTTTAGACTCGGCTGCTATGGGGGTAAATACCGTGGAGCGGGAAGGAGTTTCTTTTGTCCACCCAGCCGAATTTATTTTAGTGGGCACCATGAACCCCGAGGAAGGTGAACTAAGGCCGCAACTGCTGGACCGCTTCGGGTTGTGTGTGAATGTTACCGGCATTGCGGATCCGGCGCTGCGGGTGGAGCTGATCAAACGCCGGGCAGCCTTTGAAGAAAACCCGGAGCAATTCAGGCAAAAGTGGCAGGCGGAGGAGGAAAGGTTGCGGGGGCAAATAGAAGCCGCCAAAGCAATGCTGCCCGGGGTCACCATTTCGGATACCATGCTGTTTTTGATAGCTAAAATTGCCCTGGAAATGGGAGTGGATGGTCACCGGGCCGATCTGGTGATGATGAAATCAGCAAAAACAATGGCCTCGATGCAGGGCCGGACAGAGGTTATTGAGGAGGATGTTCGGCAGTCGGTAAACCTGGCGCTGCTGCACCGCACCCGCCGCAAACCCTTCCAGGACATGGTAATCGACCGGGAAAAACTGGGGCAAATCATGGGTGGGTGA
- a CDS encoding (2Fe-2S)-binding protein codes for MVPTPQKPSHSIITLTVNGEHHSFILGEGPHEVSPSQTLAQTLRERLGLTGTKISCDHGACGSCTVLMDGKAVLSCMLLTVECEGKEITTIEGLGDPATGTIDPLQQSFIDHTAFQCGFCTPGIIMSAKALLTETPSPTRNEVQEALAGNFCRCNSHYHVLDAVMAAVKRGGNQ; via the coding sequence ATGGTACCAACACCTCAAAAGCCATCCCATTCCATCATTACCCTCACTGTCAATGGTGAGCATCACTCATTCATACTGGGAGAGGGCCCCCACGAGGTATCCCCCTCGCAAACGTTAGCCCAAACCCTTAGAGAAAGGTTAGGACTCACAGGTACTAAAATATCCTGTGATCACGGTGCCTGCGGTTCTTGCACCGTGCTCATGGACGGGAAAGCGGTCCTCTCCTGCATGCTGTTGACAGTGGAGTGTGAAGGAAAAGAAATAACCACTATTGAAGGCCTGGGAGATCCGGCAACCGGCACCATTGATCCCCTTCAACAATCCTTTATCGACCATACAGCCTTCCAGTGCGGTTTCTGCACCCCGGGGATCATCATGAGCGCCAAGGCTCTCCTTACCGAAACCCCCTCTCCTACGAGAAACGAAGTCCAAGAAGCCCTGGCGGGCAATTTCTGCCGGTGCAACAGTCATTACCACGTTCTTGATGCAGTAATGGCAGCAGTCAAAAGGGGTGGTAACCAATGA
- a CDS encoding substrate-binding domain-containing protein, with the protein MKRKNLLKIMVLSMALVLIAALAGCNQNTSNNQEQQGQQPAQPENDQIILATTTSTQDSGLLDVLVPKFQEQTGYTVKTVPVGTGQALEMGKMGNADVLLVHAPDAEKPLVDDQVVINYQLVMHNDFVLLGPPEDPAQVKGTADILETFKKIADSESLFVSRGDDSGTDKMEKGLWTKTGIDPAGQKWYQETGQGMGASITVANEKLAYILSDRGTFLAQSKNIDLQIVSEGDEALKNIYHVMQVNPDKFERINAEGAKAFVEFMIDEDTQQIIKDFGVDQFGSPLFFPDRLNG; encoded by the coding sequence ATGAAAAGGAAAAACCTGCTTAAAATTATGGTTTTGTCGATGGCGCTTGTGCTTATAGCGGCGCTGGCGGGCTGCAACCAAAATACCTCTAACAACCAAGAACAGCAAGGGCAGCAACCAGCCCAACCCGAAAATGATCAAATCATACTGGCCACCACCACCAGCACCCAGGACAGCGGTCTGCTGGACGTGTTGGTGCCCAAGTTCCAGGAGCAAACCGGCTACACGGTAAAAACAGTGCCCGTAGGCACTGGACAGGCATTGGAAATGGGTAAGATGGGTAACGCCGATGTACTGCTGGTGCATGCCCCTGATGCTGAAAAACCGCTGGTGGACGACCAGGTGGTCATTAACTACCAGCTGGTCATGCATAATGACTTTGTGCTGCTGGGACCGCCTGAAGATCCGGCCCAGGTAAAAGGTACCGCGGATATACTTGAAACGTTCAAGAAAATAGCTGACAGTGAATCCCTTTTCGTTTCCCGGGGTGATGATTCGGGAACGGATAAAATGGAAAAAGGCCTTTGGACCAAGACCGGCATTGACCCCGCAGGACAAAAATGGTACCAGGAAACCGGCCAGGGCATGGGTGCCAGCATAACCGTAGCCAATGAAAAGTTGGCCTACATATTAAGCGACCGCGGCACCTTCCTGGCCCAATCAAAAAATATAGACCTGCAGATTGTTTCCGAGGGCGACGAAGCGCTTAAAAACATCTACCACGTCATGCAGGTCAACCCGGACAAATTCGAACGTATTAATGCCGAAGGCGCCAAAGCATTCGTAGAGTTTATGATCGATGAAGATACTCAACAAATCATTAAAGATTTCGGCGTGGATCAATTCGGCAGTCCGCTGTTCTTTCCCGACAGGCTGAACGGTTAA
- a CDS encoding magnesium chelatase subunit D family protein codes for MNTYHRVVYPFSAIVGQEKMKLGLILSAINTHLGGILIRGAKGAAKSTAVRALAALLPEVAMVRGCPFNCHPEKPEHLCAYCRKRLENGETLEKVWQQVQVIELPVSATEDRVVGGLDFGRTIKSGCPAFEPGLLARAHRGIIYIDEVNLLEHHIVDLLLDAAAMGVNVVEREGVSYAHASQFILIGTMNPEEGDLRPQLKDRFGLCVQVEGESDPEERVAIIRRREQYEADPPGFCARWALREQELKERIAASRQLLPGVKISDKLLNLVAGLCVAQGTPGHRADITLAAAACTLAAWYGRDEVLEHDIMQAAELVLLHRARQPGRHPGMEGMEDQGEGEPGEEQQPGTNTASDDAGDTLEEPASPGEMDHGECSQANVPASAANELMNRTITFNGAGKPREDAKKSSPPAVLHRMVFDMIQPFLVKHLAGGQDRGPRRGGGRRFWARTTLRSGRYVRSTMQRSNDDLAFDATLRAAAPYQRRRQREGVAVIIEESDIREKVRERHTGQLILFVVDASGSMGVRQRMVETKGAILSLLVDAYQKRDKIALVTFRGDTAEILLPPTNSVEMGQKLLKDLPVGGRTPLAAGLLKAYELVSMCLRKDPDVAPLLIIITDGKSNVSLGGAKPLVEALQAAEIISGDGRIKSLVVDVEKNIRVTFGVTRELAWIMGADFYRLEELKAETLVDAVRRAN; via the coding sequence ATGAATACGTATCACCGGGTTGTCTACCCTTTTTCAGCTATTGTAGGGCAGGAAAAAATGAAGCTGGGCTTGATTTTAAGCGCTATAAATACGCATTTGGGGGGTATTTTAATTCGCGGTGCCAAGGGAGCGGCCAAATCCACTGCGGTGCGCGCCCTTGCGGCATTGCTGCCGGAAGTGGCGATGGTCAGGGGCTGTCCTTTTAATTGCCACCCCGAAAAACCCGAGCATTTGTGCGCCTATTGCCGAAAACGGCTGGAAAATGGTGAAACGCTGGAAAAAGTGTGGCAGCAGGTGCAGGTGATTGAACTACCCGTGTCGGCCACCGAGGATAGGGTGGTGGGGGGGCTTGATTTCGGGCGAACCATCAAGAGCGGCTGCCCTGCCTTTGAGCCCGGGCTGCTGGCCCGGGCCCACCGCGGTATCATCTATATAGATGAAGTAAATCTGCTGGAGCACCATATTGTAGATTTATTGCTGGATGCCGCTGCTATGGGGGTAAATGTGGTGGAGCGGGAGGGGGTGTCTTATGCCCATGCCTCCCAATTTATACTTATCGGCACCATGAACCCCGAGGAAGGGGATTTGCGGCCGCAGTTAAAGGACCGCTTCGGGCTCTGTGTACAGGTGGAGGGAGAGTCGGATCCCGAGGAGCGGGTGGCCATAATCAGGCGCAGGGAGCAATATGAAGCTGATCCCCCGGGATTTTGCGCCCGCTGGGCGCTCCGGGAACAAGAGTTGAAGGAGCGCATTGCCGCGTCCCGGCAGTTGCTGCCCGGGGTAAAGATATCCGATAAGCTGCTAAATTTGGTGGCCGGTTTATGCGTTGCCCAGGGGACACCCGGACACCGTGCCGATATTACCCTGGCTGCTGCCGCCTGCACTTTGGCAGCCTGGTATGGACGGGATGAAGTGCTGGAACATGATATTATGCAAGCTGCCGAACTGGTGCTGCTGCATCGTGCCCGGCAGCCCGGGCGGCACCCCGGCATGGAGGGCATGGAAGACCAGGGGGAGGGCGAGCCGGGGGAAGAGCAGCAGCCCGGTACAAACACTGCCTCCGATGATGCCGGCGACACGTTGGAGGAACCGGCATCCCCCGGGGAGATGGATCACGGGGAATGCAGTCAGGCAAATGTCCCGGCGTCCGCGGCAAATGAATTGATGAATAGAACTATAACCTTCAACGGGGCCGGCAAACCACGGGAGGATGCTAAAAAAAGTTCTCCCCCGGCGGTGCTGCACCGGATGGTATTTGATATGATCCAGCCTTTTCTGGTTAAACACCTTGCTGGTGGGCAGGATCGTGGGCCGCGCAGGGGCGGCGGCCGGCGCTTTTGGGCCAGGACGACGTTGCGTTCCGGCCGCTACGTGCGCAGCACCATGCAGCGCAGCAACGATGACCTGGCCTTTGATGCCACCCTGCGGGCGGCCGCGCCGTACCAGCGGCGACGGCAGCGGGAAGGTGTGGCTGTGATTATTGAGGAGTCTGACATTAGGGAAAAGGTGCGGGAAAGGCATACCGGGCAGTTGATATTGTTTGTGGTTGACGCCAGCGGCTCTATGGGGGTGCGGCAGCGGATGGTGGAAACCAAGGGGGCCATCCTTTCTCTGCTAGTGGACGCCTATCAAAAGAGGGATAAAATCGCTCTGGTGACTTTCAGGGGAGACACAGCTGAGATACTTTTGCCGCCTACAAATAGTGTGGAAATGGGACAAAAACTGCTCAAGGATTTACCGGTGGGCGGCAGAACACCCCTGGCGGCAGGGCTCCTTAAAGCATATGAGCTGGTTTCCATGTGCCTTCGTAAAGACCCGGACGTAGCGCCGCTGCTGATTATTATTACAGACGGCAAAAGCAATGTCAGCCTGGGCGGCGCCAAACCGCTGGTGGAAGCGCTGCAGGCGGCGGAAATAATTAGCGGTGATGGGAGAATTAAATCACTGGTGGTGGACGTGGAAAAAAATATCCGGGTGACCTTCGGAGTGACTCGGGAGCTGGCCTGGATTATGGGTGCTGATTTTTATCGCCTGGAGGAACTTAAGGCCGAAACGCTGGTAGACGCGGTAAGGCGGGCCAATTAG
- a CDS encoding MarR family winged helix-turn-helix transcriptional regulator has translation MKIDLDNSLGFILNRTNTRMKNNLLHKFKDYDITPEQWAILNRLWVRDGISPKEIAELTSKDQPTTVRIIAKLQKKGFVSKKVNPKDNRSFLIYLTPKGEESKDILIPLALEALDKAIRGIDKDQIEVTKVLLNQIFKNLEA, from the coding sequence ATGAAAATTGATCTTGATAACAGCCTTGGCTTCATTTTAAACCGGACTAATACAAGGATGAAGAACAATTTACTACATAAATTTAAGGATTATGATATAACTCCCGAGCAGTGGGCAATTTTAAACCGTTTATGGGTGCGAGACGGTATTTCGCCCAAAGAGATAGCTGAATTGACTTCTAAGGATCAGCCCACGACAGTCAGAATAATTGCTAAGCTACAAAAAAAAGGATTTGTTTCAAAGAAAGTTAATCCCAAGGACAACAGGTCCTTTTTAATCTATCTAACGCCAAAAGGCGAGGAGTCCAAAGATATCCTGATCCCGTTAGCATTGGAGGCTCTGGATAAAGCAATAAGGGGGATTGATAAAGACCAAATTGAGGTAACTAAGGTTCTTCTTAATCAAATTTTTAAAAACTTGGAGGCGTAA
- a CDS encoding DUF1987 domain-containing protein — MEKLHIDQTKGTPKIDFDPDTNKLLLWGQSYPENAFKFYEPIFNWVNGYLYACKQPVLIEVNLSYVNTSSTKCILMLLEKFENAYQGGAQITLNWYYDAENESELECAEEFKEDVTFPFYIISLPQDAN; from the coding sequence ATGGAGAAATTACATATCGACCAAACAAAAGGAACACCTAAAATTGATTTTGACCCGGATACTAACAAACTACTCCTATGGGGGCAGTCATACCCCGAAAACGCCTTTAAATTTTATGAGCCCATCTTTAACTGGGTTAACGGTTATCTGTACGCATGTAAGCAGCCCGTGCTCATAGAAGTTAACTTGTCTTATGTTAATACCAGCAGTACCAAATGTATTTTAATGCTGCTGGAGAAGTTTGAAAATGCCTATCAGGGGGGCGCACAGATTACATTAAACTGGTATTATGATGCTGAAAATGAAAGTGAACTGGAGTGCGCGGAGGAATTTAAAGAGGATGTGACATTTCCTTTTTATATTATTTCCTTGCCACAAGATGCTAACTAA
- a CDS encoding F0F1 ATP synthase subunit B family protein, translating to MSCFVFIFNKSNPKGVVKIMDPDKAYINKLEGEINERQAEISELKANVQQAQAEAQLQYDDGIEKAEENVSEFKESATDAWSDIKNGVMDAWSEISNAAGKAASKFKRD from the coding sequence ATTTCATGCTTCGTCTTCATATTCAATAAATCCAACCCTAAAGGAGTGGTTAAAATTATGGACCCCGATAAAGCCTATATTAACAAATTGGAAGGCGAAATAAACGAGCGCCAGGCGGAAATTAGTGAATTAAAAGCTAATGTCCAACAAGCGCAAGCCGAAGCGCAATTGCAGTATGACGATGGTATTGAAAAAGCAGAGGAAAATGTTTCCGAATTCAAAGAATCAGCGACAGATGCATGGAGCGACATTAAAAACGGCGTCATGGACGCCTGGAGTGAAATATCCAATGCTGCCGGCAAAGCAGCCTCCAAATTTAAGCGGGATTAA
- a CDS encoding MOSC domain-containing protein translates to MGQVLSINISSVRGVDKSSVNEIKIVEGWGLEGDAHGGDWDRQVSIFPVEALDKVPAHKKEEVLNGGYTENITVYDIEPELLTIGSSVKVGEAVIKILHIGKEQFKEHGRPYIVSREGRFGQVVRGGIVKVGDSISLIDSD, encoded by the coding sequence TTGGGTCAAGTACTGTCAATAAACATTAGTTCCGTCAGGGGAGTGGACAAATCCAGCGTTAACGAGATCAAAATTGTGGAAGGATGGGGTTTGGAGGGAGATGCTCATGGCGGTGATTGGGACCGGCAGGTAAGCATCTTTCCCGTGGAGGCACTGGATAAAGTTCCCGCCCATAAAAAGGAGGAGGTATTAAACGGCGGCTATACCGAAAACATTACTGTTTACGACATTGAGCCCGAATTATTAACCATAGGCAGTTCGGTTAAAGTGGGTGAAGCTGTAATTAAAATATTACACATCGGTAAAGAACAGTTTAAAGAACACGGCCGCCCTTACATTGTTAGCCGGGAGGGACGCTTCGGGCAGGTTGTACGGGGCGGAATCGTTAAGGTGGGCGATAGCATTTCCCTTATTGACAGTGATTGA
- a CDS encoding NAD(P)/FAD-dependent oxidoreductase: MLRVTGIKLSLDEDKSLIRNKIAKKLRVKVNEIIHYTIFRESIDARKSNQIYFVYTVDVELANEQAVLKRLKAGDVTVTPQMEYRFVQPGHTALPHRPVVMGAGPAGLFAGLLLARMGYRPLLLERGADVDTRTQTVRSFWQTGRLDKDCNVQFGEGGAGTFSDGKLTTLIKDKRCRKVLEEMVLAGAPGEIIYSYKPHIGTDILKTVVKNVRHKIIDLGGEVRFNSKVTDIFTEGDKLTGLEINGQHTMDTEVLILAIGHSARDTFAMLHSRGVLMSPKPFSIGVRVEHPQSLINRAQHKNFAGHPKLGPAEYKLAYHSPAGRSAYTFCMCPGGLVVAAASEEGGVVTNGMSEYARDRYNANSALLVGVRPGDFGSDHPLAGVEFQRKWEGQAFALGGGNYIAPVQLVGDFLAGRPSSGPGEVEPSYPRGVKYADLTDCLPGYVTDTLKEAIQDFDRKLKGFALPGAVLTGVETRSSSPVRINRDEQCRSNIAGIYPAGEGPGYAGGIISSAVDGMRVAEFIALQYAPCL; this comes from the coding sequence ATGCTCAGGGTCACAGGAATCAAATTATCTCTTGATGAAGATAAATCCCTTATTAGAAACAAAATAGCCAAAAAACTAAGGGTTAAGGTAAACGAAATTATTCACTATACTATTTTCCGGGAATCCATTGACGCCAGGAAAAGTAATCAGATTTACTTCGTATATACCGTTGATGTGGAGCTTGCCAATGAGCAGGCCGTACTCAAAAGGCTTAAGGCCGGTGATGTTACGGTTACCCCGCAAATGGAATACCGCTTTGTTCAGCCGGGCCACACGGCGTTGCCCCACCGCCCGGTGGTGATGGGGGCCGGACCGGCCGGGCTTTTTGCCGGGCTGCTGCTGGCGCGAATGGGCTACCGGCCGCTTTTGCTGGAAAGGGGTGCCGATGTGGACACCCGCACGCAAACCGTGCGCTCTTTCTGGCAGACCGGCCGTTTGGACAAAGACTGCAATGTCCAATTCGGCGAGGGCGGAGCAGGTACCTTTTCGGATGGTAAATTGACCACTTTAATCAAGGACAAACGTTGTCGCAAGGTTTTGGAGGAAATGGTGCTGGCCGGGGCCCCCGGTGAGATTATCTACTCGTATAAACCGCATATCGGCACCGATATTTTGAAGACTGTGGTTAAGAATGTTCGCCACAAAATAATCGATTTGGGCGGCGAGGTGCGGTTCAACAGTAAAGTAACGGATATATTTACGGAAGGCGATAAGCTAACGGGTCTGGAAATTAACGGGCAGCATACTATGGACACTGAGGTGCTGATTCTGGCCATCGGGCACAGCGCCAGGGATACCTTTGCCATGCTGCACAGCCGTGGGGTGCTGATGTCCCCCAAGCCCTTTTCCATCGGCGTTCGGGTGGAGCATCCCCAGTCATTGATCAACCGGGCCCAGCATAAAAATTTTGCCGGGCACCCCAAATTGGGGCCGGCGGAATACAAGCTGGCTTACCATTCGCCCGCTGGTCGCTCGGCGTACACCTTCTGCATGTGCCCAGGTGGGCTGGTGGTGGCTGCGGCTTCGGAGGAGGGGGGAGTAGTCACCAATGGGATGAGTGAATACGCCCGGGACAGGTATAACGCAAACAGTGCGCTGTTGGTGGGCGTGCGCCCCGGTGATTTTGGCAGTGACCATCCCCTGGCCGGTGTGGAGTTTCAAAGAAAGTGGGAAGGGCAGGCCTTCGCGCTGGGCGGTGGAAATTACATTGCCCCCGTGCAGCTGGTGGGGGATTTTCTGGCCGGCAGGCCGTCATCCGGTCCGGGGGAGGTGGAGCCCTCTTACCCCAGGGGAGTAAAATATGCTGATTTGACGGATTGTTTACCTGGTTACGTGACAGACACCTTGAAGGAAGCCATCCAGGATTTTGATCGTAAACTTAAGGGTTTTGCCCTGCCCGGTGCGGTACTCACCGGGGTGGAAACCAGGAGTTCTTCCCCGGTAAGGATAAACAGGGACGAGCAGTGCCGTTCCAACATAGCCGGTATTTACCCGGCCGGGGAGGGCCCTGGCTATGCCGGGGGCATTATTTCCTCGGCGGTGGACGGCATGCGGGTGGCGGAATTTATTGCGCTGCAGTATGCGCCGTGCTTATAA
- a CDS encoding SiaB family protein kinase, translated as MFIKTLMDLQGHLRGSGVLISFAGRFSQGIIEELGDAVKKHMQSEDRPKNDIYNVFAIFVEQTHNIKNYTASKEGVHYFEQIAGSGIVTIGKCDGVYFVCSGNLIENVDVQILTEKIEKLINLDKKDLKKLYKEQIRRELTPGSQGAGVGLIDIARKSSQPIEYSIVPIDDDLSFFSIKVTV; from the coding sequence GTGTTTATAAAAACGTTGATGGATCTCCAAGGCCACCTGAGAGGAAGCGGCGTTTTAATTAGTTTTGCCGGCCGGTTCTCCCAGGGCATTATTGAAGAATTGGGCGACGCCGTTAAAAAGCATATGCAGTCCGAAGACAGGCCTAAAAATGACATTTACAATGTTTTTGCCATTTTTGTGGAGCAAACCCATAATATTAAAAACTACACCGCCAGCAAAGAAGGCGTCCATTATTTCGAACAAATTGCTGGTTCGGGTATTGTAACCATCGGCAAATGCGATGGGGTATATTTTGTGTGCTCAGGTAATTTAATTGAAAATGTTGATGTCCAAATACTCACCGAGAAAATTGAAAAGTTAATTAATTTAGATAAAAAGGACCTGAAGAAACTCTACAAGGAACAAATTAGGCGGGAGTTGACCCCGGGTAGCCAGGGTGCAGGTGTCGGGCTAATTGATATTGCCCGTAAATCCAGTCAACCCATTGAGTATTCCATAGTGCCAATTGATGATGACCTATCCTTCTTTAGTATTAAAGTCACTGTTTAG
- a CDS encoding xanthine dehydrogenase family protein molybdopterin-binding subunit, which yields MTDYRFIGKSTPRKDALDIVTGKTKFINDITIPDMLYGKVLRSPLPHALIKSIDTTEALSLPGVKTVLTYQNAPDWKAGFPLHARVLDKKVRYVGDAVALVAAETEDIAAEALRLIKIEYEPLPAVYDAEEALQPNAPQLYDQFPGNLLPPERRLFGPNTLQEVVIGDVEKGFAEADFIIEGTCAYENIPNPLPPEPPGVIAAWEGTDTLTVWSASQGPHMFKVTLQKRMGATNMQSIGSPVGASYGSKYMSWQYVLPAAALAKATGRPVKLCYGKTEHMAAFTVRLGSRIHGQVGMKKDGTVTALSGNWLLNTGAFSEITQGMVAVGCGEAQLMLKCPNWHLKTQVACTNRTASGQVRGFGGQELKCALVPIITMGLEKAGIDPVDFFKKNYVKPGEGYYWRDGNWWVCKGIDYTAAIEKGAETFGWKEKWKGWLKPSSVNGARRRGVGVGVHGNADVGEDISEAFVRLEPNGTATIYSGLAEHGTGQRSSICKMVAEILQLPLDRVTVTPTDSRVNPFEIGPVGSRGTYAIGSAVIAAAEDAKRQLLELMAPKFAVTLEELETEDGMVYVKGKPETRLPWIKGMGYDRTCLGRGRFEPDFTLPNFMMTFAEVEVDTETGKVDLIRVVGATDVGQIIDPPSLTNQLNGCLGSAGIDSALFEETVLDTRLGRIINPNMIDYKWRTFSELPDMEHVILETPFPSHRFQAIGIGEITPSPGPSAVLMAVSNAIGVRINDYPLTPDKVLRALGKIAAAKKEGK from the coding sequence ATGACAGACTACCGGTTCATCGGCAAATCTACCCCGCGGAAGGATGCCTTGGATATAGTAACGGGTAAGACTAAATTCATCAATGACATTACCATTCCCGATATGCTCTACGGCAAAGTTCTGAGGAGCCCCCTACCCCACGCCCTGATCAAGAGTATTGATACTACAGAGGCTCTAAGCCTCCCCGGTGTAAAAACCGTTCTCACCTACCAGAATGCACCCGATTGGAAGGCGGGTTTTCCCCTGCACGCGCGGGTGCTGGACAAAAAAGTACGCTATGTCGGTGACGCGGTGGCCCTGGTGGCGGCTGAGACGGAGGATATCGCCGCAGAAGCTCTGCGTCTCATCAAGATCGAGTACGAACCTCTCCCAGCAGTATATGATGCGGAAGAAGCCTTGCAGCCCAATGCACCCCAGTTGTATGATCAATTCCCCGGCAACCTTTTGCCGCCGGAACGCCGCTTGTTCGGCCCCAACACACTGCAGGAGGTTGTCATTGGTGATGTCGAGAAAGGGTTTGCAGAGGCTGATTTCATCATCGAGGGAACCTGCGCCTATGAAAATATCCCCAACCCACTGCCTCCGGAACCGCCGGGGGTGATTGCGGCCTGGGAAGGGACGGATACCTTAACCGTTTGGTCGGCGTCACAGGGCCCCCATATGTTTAAAGTTACCCTGCAAAAGCGGATGGGAGCCACCAATATGCAGTCTATCGGCAGCCCTGTGGGAGCGAGTTATGGCTCAAAGTATATGTCCTGGCAGTATGTTTTACCTGCCGCCGCCCTTGCGAAAGCAACAGGCCGGCCTGTTAAGTTGTGTTATGGAAAGACGGAACATATGGCCGCCTTTACTGTAAGACTGGGATCCCGTATTCATGGCCAAGTTGGCATGAAGAAGGATGGCACCGTAACGGCACTGTCCGGTAATTGGTTGTTAAATACAGGCGCATTTTCTGAAATTACCCAGGGTATGGTTGCTGTGGGCTGCGGTGAAGCACAGCTCATGCTCAAGTGTCCCAACTGGCATCTCAAAACTCAAGTGGCATGCACAAATCGAACCGCTTCAGGACAGGTGCGCGGTTTCGGCGGTCAAGAACTGAAATGCGCGCTGGTTCCCATTATTACCATGGGCCTGGAGAAAGCCGGCATCGACCCGGTTGACTTTTTCAAAAAGAACTATGTGAAACCAGGTGAAGGATATTACTGGCGTGATGGAAACTGGTGGGTATGTAAAGGTATTGATTATACGGCGGCAATCGAAAAAGGTGCCGAGACATTCGGCTGGAAAGAGAAATGGAAGGGTTGGCTTAAACCATCATCCGTTAATGGTGCCAGGCGGCGAGGGGTTGGGGTTGGCGTGCACGGGAATGCCGACGTCGGCGAGGACATATCGGAGGCATTTGTTCGCCTTGAGCCCAATGGCACGGCCACAATCTACTCGGGTTTGGCTGAACACGGCACGGGCCAGCGCAGCAGCATATGTAAAATGGTTGCTGAAATACTGCAGCTTCCCCTGGACCGGGTCACCGTAACACCAACAGATTCACGCGTCAATCCCTTTGAAATCGGACCCGTCGGTTCACGGGGGACCTACGCCATCGGCAGTGCCGTGATAGCAGCTGCCGAAGATGCTAAAAGACAGCTTTTGGAACTAATGGCTCCCAAGTTCGCAGTAACACTGGAAGAGCTGGAAACGGAAGACGGGATGGTCTATGTTAAAGGAAAACCCGAAACGCGGCTCCCGTGGATTAAAGGGATGGGCTATGATCGCACATGTTTGGGCCGGGGCCGTTTTGAGCCCGATTTTACTTTGCCCAATTTTATGATGACCTTTGCCGAAGTAGAGGTTGATACTGAAACAGGCAAGGTAGATCTGATCCGGGTCGTAGGTGCCACCGACGTGGGCCAGATTATCGATCCTCCTTCACTAACTAACCAGCTCAACGGATGCCTGGGTTCTGCAGGTATCGACAGTGCCCTTTTCGAAGAGACAGTTCTTGATACCCGGCTCGGACGCATCATAAACCCCAATATGATCGACTACAAGTGGCGCACCTTTTCTGAACTGCCCGATATGGAACATGTTATTCTAGAAACCCCATTTCCCAGTCACCGTTTCCAAGCCATTGGTATAGGTGAAATTACCCCTTCCCCGGGGCCCTCTGCTGTCCTTATGGCTGTTTCCAATGCCATAGGTGTACGAATAAATGATTACCCGCTCACACCAGATAAAGTCTTAAGGGCCCTGGGGAAGATCGCTGCTGCTAAAAAGGAGGGGAAGTGA